The genomic stretch cacaactattaatcggttcactttcacattattaaaagaaataaaaaaaataaagtggctgctctccctgtgttcgacccataactacactgatccgtatgcttgcagttacattttaaatctcaaacaatgacttttatcaaaatagaGAGCTAATTACCTTCTATAGAACTCAAATGGAACTCTacttttccattaaaaaaaatggtggtTTTATTCAATCCGTAccagtctttttctttttcttgtacaATCCGCACTAGTTTGATTAAATCTATCTATTTTCTAAATTATAAATGAGTTGGCTAAATGGATTCTATTTTACCACTCAACCTTGTTCAAAAGCCGTGTTAGTTTTGTCAACTAGAGGCCATTTAGGTACATGGATAACATGGTAGGCCATTTAGTGAAGTTGAGGTCTTGTTTATGCCGAATACCTTTACAAAGATATGCATATACGTCTAATATACTATGAGGAATAAATAACAGAAAGAATGGCATACAGGCATATGCATGTGTATAAATTAGATCCATTGAATCTATACATAATCTTTCtacctaaaaaacaaaaaaatgtagGATCGACCTTATAGTAGCTTCTCCTTTTAGATTACATTTTGCTTGccttattttcatatttttatgttAGTGCATCAACAAAAGAAGATACATACAAATTAGATACAATCCACATTCGACATGGCCATTAGCATATTGAAAGACTTAAAAATCCACAAAATTCAGCAAAAGCTCAGCTAAATCTGTAGCTCTTCTCTTAAGCCACATGCAGATTATGACTTGAAGTTGGGGGAATCTTTTTGTTTCATTGGTGATAATGTACATGATATGCCATTTGGTGAAGTTGAGGTTTAGTTTATGACAAACAATTTTTTAAAGATACACATATGCCCAAATTAGGTGCATAAATAATAtagaaataatgaaaataagatACGTACAAATACATACAATGAATCTCTACAGAATCTAGAATATTCTAGTAGCTTCTCCTTATAAAGGACACCTTGTTTGCTTTATTTCCATGTTTGTATGTTAATGCATTACAACTATTGATTTTCAGTTGATGATTATTGACTTGAGTGTCAATGTCATCcatagatttatttatttatatatatatatatatatatatatataatatttttttccctaagAGGTTCCATTCACAGATACAACATCATCTCTATTAATTCCAACTTGACTGACATTTTCTCTATGATAAATAATTATTTGACAATGTGGTCACCCTAAGAATTGAACAGATGGGGAAATCACATGAATAAGCCACATATATGTTTTAATTTCAACCATAATTAATTGTtctatagaatttttttctaatcttattatatattatattgttAATAAGTGTATTGATCTAAAAATTAACTTAGGACTAGATTAGGATGATGTAAACAACATATCTACAAAGTATGAGACCATAAGTGTAAAAATAATTATGATAACAAGAATCACAATGCCCAAGCTAGTGGAGCCTGAAACTTGTAAGTTGAACCTAAATCGGCTCAGTATTTTTATCTTCCAAATTTTAGTTNNNNNNNNNNNNNNNNNNNNNNNNNNNNNNNNNNNNNNNNNNNNNNNNNNNNNNNNNNNNNNNNNNNNNNNNNNNNNNNNNNNNNNNNNNNNNNNNNNNNNNNNNNNNNNNNNNNNNNNNNNNNNNNNNNNNNNNNNNNNNNNNNNNNNNNNNNNNNNNNNNNNNNNNNNNNNNNNNNNNNNNNNNNNNNNNNNNNNNNNNNNNNNNNNNNNNNNNNNNNNNNNNNNNNNNNNNNNNNNNNNNNNNNNNNNNNNNNNNNNNNNNNNNNNNNNNNNNNNNNNNNNNNNNNNNNNNNNNNNNNNNNNNNNNNNTTTTTTGGTAGAGAGTGGAAGTATTGAACGTATAACATCGGTATACTTCATCCTATCATTAGGCCGTAATTCAATGGCAGGActaaatataaaatatgaaaGACATGTTAgaccttggttttttttttttttttttttttttNNNNNNNNNNNNNNNNNNNNNNNNNNNNGTTTGGTATGTCTTTTAGGTAGGAAAAGTTTGGTATGTTTGGTTGGTAAGAAATAgacgaaaaagaaaaacataatattAATTATGAATgtatgtttctttttttatgtgttGTAACAAAAAAATTCGGCCATGTAAATCAAAAGGGTCCATAGCTCAGTGGTAGAGCATTTGACTGCAGATCAAGAGGTCACCGGTTCGAACCCGGTTGGGCCCTTCATATgtaagttattttttttattattttcttttcttccaacCAAACCTTCTATTGTTTAAGAAtatttctctctcaaaataattaaaattagaaaatGGATTGTCTCATAATCTCATTGTTTTGCATATTCTTTTAGTACAATTGTGAAATGACAAAATTTACCCTTATTGAAACAAAATGTAATATATattaaaagggcaaaaaagtaaaattacaaattatttgacatcttAGGGGTATCAATTAGAAAATCCCATTAGAAAAACAATACAGTGTAATATCTGAGAAATCCACAATTTCCTCCCATCTGAGGCCCAAGTCATTCAAGTCCTTCAAATCCATCACCTGGTAGTGTTAATGCTGTCAGTATGCTTTTTCTTTGTCCCCCTTTCTAGCAATTTATGTTATTCCATTTTCAAACCTTCTTCAATGGtataaatagtaaaaaataccATAAAAGAACTCCAAGTCCTTTCCCTTCACTAGGCTTTTCAAATCAGAAGGCACAGGAGATCTTGGTCATGGTTTTGTTACCAAGAACCTTCACAAAGGTTATCTTATCTTGTTCACTCCATAAGAGTGTTGCTCATGGCTTACTTACTGAAGAACCCTCGGTTGATCTGTGGTTAACAAAATGTTTTCATAGCTAATTCCATGCACCAAATGTTGTCATAGATTTGAATTCTTAAGTTTGGTATAAATGTTATTGGTTTGTGACTCTATTCTGCTCCATTTTGATCTGGTGACACCTCACTGCACTTCAACACTACAGGCTTATTGGGTTTTCCTGGagttggagttttttttttttttttttgtaatattgaTTATCTTTCTGGCCCCCCTCCCCCCATTTTTCTGGGGTAATATCTTTCCTAAGTTTTGGTCCTTCTTTCCCCATCCTCATGAAATGAAGTCAGtttggatgaaggagaatgatacAGCCCTGGGAACCTGGTGATGCAAGCTTTCAAGGAGAATGATACAGCCCTGCTTGTTCAGTCacttcgaaaaaaaaaatcctagaaaatCATCTTCTGATGATTAAGAAAGTGTGATCAGTCAATCAATATACCACCTGGGCCTGAAACTTCACTTTCACCCATCAGCAATTGCCATCCCCTCTCATCTGGATGACATTATGTACTCTTATTGATTCAACCTATGTTTCTACAATGGGGATTTGTAATCTGATGCCCTTGGTGCAGCCATGGTGGTATTGAGTGTCTCCTCTGCATTAGGTGAAGGTGGACAGCCAGAGACAGTATCACAAGCACTTTCCTATTGCTTGGAACTGAAATGCTTACCTGCCTACAGACACGCAGGCAGCTTGAATCTTGGGTTGTGTCTTCTTGAGATGTGGTAAAGCTACTTTCTCTAGGTGGAGCTGCTTTAGTGTGCCTGCTTTGTGATCTACAAAGGCTGATTCATGCTGAACAGAGGTAGCTGAAGACTGAGAAACTGAGGAAGTTGAAAAGGGTGGAGGTGGGAACTAATTAAGCTTAAGCTTGCTGAGAGGAAGATTTTACTTTCTTGATGTGTTGGGCTCATGAGCAACCAAAGGAAGTTGGTCCTCACTGATGGCCATTGTTGGAGTGAACAGGGATTCTATGACCTCTATAAGACATGAAGGTAATCATGTAAAGTGGATGCAAAGCCTGAAACCAAGGAGAAGGTCCTAATTGAGGAGGTTTAGTGAATTCCTCATTGGAACAGGAAAACCTAGACAGTTTTGCATAGATGGTTGACTGGTCATGTAGCATGTCTTAATAAGTGCATCTCATGCATTATCCAATAAGCATGTATGGTGCCATAGTCCTTCACCatcaaaagagattttcttattaataatTTATGgtaacaaaattttttttttctcagaagatgaggataaaacttgtcattttatgtgagtatttgaaaactttaaaaaatatatgagaTAATAATAACTTTCAAAATGATATAATGGTAAGTTACTTTCAAATATTTTGTGAATAAGACAATAGCCAATCAAAAGAAGGGTACACGATTTATATACACCTTAGAGGTGTCGCTCAACAATGCCTTCATAAAATTATAGGGAAATGTTCTCTGAGCAAACAAGGTAAGTATTTTAGTACCTCTTTGTCTATCTCTTTTCATAGCATAAAATGATCTCATTGACCGCTTATTTACAATATTATTTTATCACAATTCATTGATATGTTCCCTTATGCTCTTCTCAGATAACCCTTCCTCAATTTCTCTGACCATGAAGGGTGCATTTGCAACCTCTCCCTCCTTCATCTCACTCTTCTTCGCATGAAATGACCATTCTGCCCCTTTATATGTCAACCATTTTCCCTATGTGCTTATTAAATGTCAAATACTTGTATGTTTTTACATACGATATCATATAatccaattctctctctctctctctctctctttattccAAAATTGACCTTtgactttttcttttgattagtTTTGTCCTCACTCCTCGCCAATTTACCCaaacaaaattttatattaCCTTTTTACCCTTCTCACTAGCTGCTCTGGGATGCTGAATTGCGGTACAAAATAAGGGTGTTTTAGGCATTGTAGTAAACTACTTATTGAACCCTCTTCCTAACTGATAGACGCGAAGGGAGACAACAAAGAAGGGATAGATAGAAAGGTTTCGATGCTTCAAACTCGATttcttgatttgttttcttctttctcagaGTTAACTGGACTGATTAAAGAAGCCGTTAACCCTAGATTTTTTTAACTTCATTTTTGGTTGAATTCACCGACTCAGAtccaaaatttctctctcttctgcaaCTGACAAGAGAGATGTTGGATTTTGCCGATAAATTGGCTTACTTTCAAGCAGTTACAGGTCTTGATGATCCTGATTTGTGCACGGAGATCCTCGCTGCTCATGGTTGGGATCTTGAACTCGCCATTTCTGCGTTTACAACGTCGAATTCAGCTTCCAGTAGCAACCCAAACAACGATAACGACGACCATAACATTGCCGGGAGCAGCGGACAGCCACATTTAGAATCTTGGGAAGGCGTCAACCGATCCGAGTTGACTCGTTTAGCTCCAGGCCCAGTTTCAGATGGCGCTGCTCCTTCTGGGTTAGCATGGAAACTTATCACTCTTCCGTTCTCCGTAATTTCGGGCAGTTTAGGGTTGATTTCTGGGGCAATCGGGCTTGGTATGTGGGTTGCTGGTGGTGTTCTTTCTTACTCCCTCGGCTTCCTTGGTTTGGGTACCGGTCGTAATGGAGATGCATCTTCTTCTCCTGTGGTTTCACTCTCCGCTGCTGCCTCTGAGGCTGCGTACTTCGTTGCAGGATTCGAGAGGGATTTTGGAATGACTCGTCCCAATTTTGTTGTGGAGGGGTTTATGGATGCGTTGCAACGTTCTCGTCAAGAGTTTAAACTGTTATTCGTCTACTTACATTCTCCGGATCACCCTGATACCCCGTTGTTTTGTGAACGGAGTTTGTGTTCCGAGGTTGTTGCGTCCTTTATCAATGAGAATTTTGTATCATGGGGAGGGAGTATCAGGGCGAGCGAGGGATTTAAGATGAGTAATAGCCTGAAGGCATCCAAGTTCCCTTTCTGTGCGGTAGTCATGGCAGCTACAAATCAGAGAATTGCACTACTTCAGCAGGTAACTCTCTTTGGGTTTGGGATTGGTTCTACTCTAATTCTGCTTGTTTGCGTTTGTTTTTATGTTTAATCAGTGCTAAACTTGTCAGTGGACGGTAACTGTCTTGTTAATCATTTTCTTTGCGATATTAGTATTGTTCTTAAAAAAGCTGATGGGGTATGAAGACCATTCATCAAGGTAGTGGTAAAATTTTGAACAATACTCATAAAAGAAGATCTGAATCAGCGAAATGTTCTTCCAGCTTATACAAAATAGTTGGGCTAGGGCTTGGATGATGGTAGTGTTATAACAATTATTTGCTTGTTCGTCATTACTTTTACTGGAGGAGTTTTGGGGAAATTATTGCatttatttcaaataatt from Macadamia integrifolia cultivar HAES 741 chromosome 14, SCU_Mint_v3, whole genome shotgun sequence encodes the following:
- the LOC122061601 gene encoding plant UBX domain-containing protein 10-like → MLDFADKLAYFQAVTGLDDPDLCTEILAAHGWDLELAISAFTTSNSASSSNPNNDNDDHNIAGSSGQPHLESWEGVNRSELTRLAPGPVSDGAAPSGLAWKLITLPFSVISGSLGLISGAIGLGMWVAGGVLSYSLGFLGLGTGRNGDASSSPVVSLSAAASEAAYFVAGFERDFGMTRPNFVVEGFMDALQRSRQEFKLLFVYLHSPDHPDTPLFCERSLCSEVVASFINENFVSWGGSIRASEGFKMSNSLKASKFPFCAVVMAATNQRIALLQQSEGPKSPERLLTVLQRVAEESAPVLVSARLDAEERRNNMRLREEQDAAYRTALEADQARERQRKEEQERLEREAAEAERKRKEEEEAQERAAREAAEKEAALTRRRQEKAMSLGDEPQKGPDVTQVLVRFPTGERKERRFYSTATIQSIYDYVDSLDCLNAENYCLVSNFPRVVYGPEKHLMSLKEAGLHPQASLFVEVDS